Proteins from a genomic interval of Centroberyx gerrardi isolate f3 chromosome 23, fCenGer3.hap1.cur.20231027, whole genome shotgun sequence:
- the lrch4 gene encoding DISP complex protein LRCH3 isoform X2, with amino-acid sequence MAAGDGAQLPATVAASRSVEKALEEAAASGALNLSNRKLKEFPRSARNYDLSDITHADLSKNRLCELPEELCQFISLETLSLYHNGMRSLSFSLRNLQALTYLNLSRNLLSSLPPSVFQLPLLRVLIVSNNKLSSLPASIHSLTHLRQLDVSCNDLQCLPAELGQLESLRDLNLRRNQLTTLPEEISELPLVRLDVSCNRISHVPLCYRHLRHLQSISLDNNPLQMPPAQICSKGKYHIFKYLNMEACKRSQEELERHLRPTGFNSCLSDQELFTGQFGGLDSGFNSVDSGSKRWSGNESADDFSERSLRMAEVSRDQRNLEEEEEEEDSPLETKRVNGEAEQVDFIDSSVTEEEEEIRTDPPTPPLTAPPSEQKEQTSPSQTQDSSTRRSSLQVEVSHPSSASSSPLSPSSPTLEERRRPGTLLIWQERERQQQQQREKASLLKSSSKTGSHVAAAPQTGSCTGGGSPENSHSHTGLRQRCASADQMSTVFPPTLIQRSASRSDVPSSPKTSPPPGQAQKPNSFLFRTSSRCNVKTTGSGYTLGESGRSESRMTLRSPKEERPDIVQLRTTLESRLKITLPEDLGEALSNGTILCQLANHIRPRSVSIIHIPSPAVPKLSSAKCRLNVENFIAACRKLGVPEDSMCSPLLIMEEEGLCRLAQTVQVLADLPPRRQAASMDIQTGNPGADGSTPC; translated from the exons ACCTGTCGAAGAACCGTCTGTGCGAGCTGCCGGAGGAGCTCTGCCAGTTCATCTCCCTGGAGACGCTCAGCCTTTACCACAATGGGATGCGCTCACTGTCCTTCAGCCTGCGCAACCTGCAGGCCCTCACCTACCTCAACCTCAG TCGTAATCTTCTGTCCAGTTTACCCCCGTCGGTGTTTCAGCTTCCCCTCCTGCGAGTGCTCATCGTCAGCAACAACAAGCTGTCCTCCCTGCCCGCCTCTATACATTCCCTCACACACCTCCGACAGCtg gatgTGAGCTGTAATGACCTACAGTGTTTGCCGGCAGAGCTGGGCCAGTTGGAGTCTCTGAGGGACTTGAACCTGAGGAGGAACCAGCTCACCACTCTGCCCGAAG AAATCTCCGAGCTCCCCCTCGTCCGGCTTGACGTGTCGTGCAACCGCATTTCTCACGTGCCCCTGTGCTACCGCCACCTCCGGCACCTCCAGAGCATCTCGCTGGACAACAACCCGCTGCAGATGCCGCCGGCCCAGATCTGCTCCAAGGGCAAATACCACATCTTCAAGTACCTCAACATGGAGGCCTGCAAGAGGagccaggaggagctggagagacacCTGAGGCCCACCGGCTTCAACAGCTG TCTGTCAGACCAGGAGCTGTTCACAGGCCAGTTTGGAGGCCTGGACTCTGGCTTCAACAGTGTAGACAGTGGCAGCAAAAGATGGTCTGGGAACGAG tcaGCAGATGACTTCTCGGAGCGTTCCCTCCGCATGGCTGAGGTCAGCAGAGACCAGAGGAatttggaggaagaggaggaggaggaagactccCCTCTGGAGACTAAGAGAG TGAATGGTGAGGCCGAGCAGGTGGACTTCATCGACAGCAGcgtgacggaggaggaggaggagattagGACGGACCCCCCCACGCCTCCTCTTACAGCACCTCCTTCG GAGCAGAAGGAGCAAACTTCACCGTCCCAAACCCAGGACTCCTCAACACGCAG gtcCAGTCTCCAGGTGGAGGTGAGCCACCCGTCCTCGGCCTCCTCGTCTCCCTTGTCGCCCTCCAGCCCCaccctggaggagaggaggaggccggGCACCCTGCTCATctggcaggagagggagaggcagcagcagcagcagagggagaaggcCAG TTTGCTGAAGTCATCCTCCAAAACAGGAAGTCATGTGGCCGCGGCACCGCAGACGGGAAGTTGCACGGG TGGCGGCTCACCGGAGAACAGCCACTCCCACACCGGCCTCCGACAGCGATGTGCA AGTGCTGATCAGATGAGCACTGTGTTTCCTCCAACACTTATTCAGCGCTCTGCCAGCAGATcag ACGTCCCGTCCTCCCCGAAGACATCCCCTCCGCCCGGCCAGGCCCAGAAACCCAACAGCTTTCTGTTCCGCACCTCCTCCCGCTGCAACGTCAAGACCACAg GGTCGGGCTACACTCTGGGTGAGTCCGGCAGGAGCGAGTCTCGCATGACGCTGCGTTCTCCAAAGGAAGAGAGACCAGACATTGTGCAACTACGCACG ACTCTGGAGTCTAGGCTGAAGATCACTTTACCGGAGGACCTGGGCGAGGCCTTGTCCAATGGCACCATCCTCTGCCAGCTGGCCAATCACATTCGACCGCGCTCCGTGTCAATCATCCACATTCCGTCCCCAGCAGTG CCAAAACTGAGCTCGGCAAAGTGCCGGCTCAATGTGGAAAACTTCATCGCTGCCTGTCGCAAGCTGGGAGTCCCCGAG gATTCCATGTGTTCACCCCTGCTCatcatggaggaggagggtctGTGTCGGCTGGCCCAGACCGTCCAGGTGCTGGCGGACCTGCCCCCCCGCCGCCAGGCGGCCTCCATGGACATCCAGACGGGAAACCCCGGGGCTGACGGCTCCACACCCTGCTAG
- the lrch4 gene encoding leucine-rich repeat and calponin homology domain-containing protein 4 isoform X1, producing the protein MAAGDGAQLPATVAASRSVEKALEEAAASGALNLSNRKLKEFPRSARNYDLSDITHADLSKNRLCELPEELCQFISLETLSLYHNGMRSLSFSLRNLQALTYLNLSRNLLSSLPPSVFQLPLLRVLIVSNNKLSSLPASIHSLTHLRQLDVSCNDLQCLPAELGQLESLRDLNLRRNQLTTLPEEISELPLVRLDVSCNRISHVPLCYRHLRHLQSISLDNNPLQMPPAQICSKGKYHIFKYLNMEACKRSQEELERHLRPTGFNSCLSDQELFTGQFGGLDSGFNSVDSGSKRWSGNESADDFSERSLRMAEVSRDQRNLEEEEEEEDSPLETKRVNGEAEQVDFIDSSVTEEEEEIRTDPPTPPLTAPPSEQKEQTSPSQTQDSSTRRSSLQVEVSHPSSASSSPLSPSSPTLEERRRPGTLLIWQERERQQQQQREKASLLKSSSKTGSHVAAAPQTGSCTGGGSPENSHSHTGLRQRCASADQMSTVFPPTLIQRSASRSDVPSSPKTSPPPGQAQKPNSFLFRTSSRCNVKTTGSGYTLGESGRSESRMTLRSPKEERPDIVQLRTTLESRLKITLPEDLGEALSNGTILCQLANHIRPRSVSIIHIPSPAVPKLSSAKCRLNVENFIAACRKLGVPETEVCVCSDVFLCKLPAVLRCVTALLAAEGGETAEDRPRLSSSSSSSSSSSSLLSTGFLLFYCVAMALLYALYCHLLT; encoded by the exons ACCTGTCGAAGAACCGTCTGTGCGAGCTGCCGGAGGAGCTCTGCCAGTTCATCTCCCTGGAGACGCTCAGCCTTTACCACAATGGGATGCGCTCACTGTCCTTCAGCCTGCGCAACCTGCAGGCCCTCACCTACCTCAACCTCAG TCGTAATCTTCTGTCCAGTTTACCCCCGTCGGTGTTTCAGCTTCCCCTCCTGCGAGTGCTCATCGTCAGCAACAACAAGCTGTCCTCCCTGCCCGCCTCTATACATTCCCTCACACACCTCCGACAGCtg gatgTGAGCTGTAATGACCTACAGTGTTTGCCGGCAGAGCTGGGCCAGTTGGAGTCTCTGAGGGACTTGAACCTGAGGAGGAACCAGCTCACCACTCTGCCCGAAG AAATCTCCGAGCTCCCCCTCGTCCGGCTTGACGTGTCGTGCAACCGCATTTCTCACGTGCCCCTGTGCTACCGCCACCTCCGGCACCTCCAGAGCATCTCGCTGGACAACAACCCGCTGCAGATGCCGCCGGCCCAGATCTGCTCCAAGGGCAAATACCACATCTTCAAGTACCTCAACATGGAGGCCTGCAAGAGGagccaggaggagctggagagacacCTGAGGCCCACCGGCTTCAACAGCTG TCTGTCAGACCAGGAGCTGTTCACAGGCCAGTTTGGAGGCCTGGACTCTGGCTTCAACAGTGTAGACAGTGGCAGCAAAAGATGGTCTGGGAACGAG tcaGCAGATGACTTCTCGGAGCGTTCCCTCCGCATGGCTGAGGTCAGCAGAGACCAGAGGAatttggaggaagaggaggaggaggaagactccCCTCTGGAGACTAAGAGAG TGAATGGTGAGGCCGAGCAGGTGGACTTCATCGACAGCAGcgtgacggaggaggaggaggagattagGACGGACCCCCCCACGCCTCCTCTTACAGCACCTCCTTCG GAGCAGAAGGAGCAAACTTCACCGTCCCAAACCCAGGACTCCTCAACACGCAG gtcCAGTCTCCAGGTGGAGGTGAGCCACCCGTCCTCGGCCTCCTCGTCTCCCTTGTCGCCCTCCAGCCCCaccctggaggagaggaggaggccggGCACCCTGCTCATctggcaggagagggagaggcagcagcagcagcagagggagaaggcCAG TTTGCTGAAGTCATCCTCCAAAACAGGAAGTCATGTGGCCGCGGCACCGCAGACGGGAAGTTGCACGGG TGGCGGCTCACCGGAGAACAGCCACTCCCACACCGGCCTCCGACAGCGATGTGCA AGTGCTGATCAGATGAGCACTGTGTTTCCTCCAACACTTATTCAGCGCTCTGCCAGCAGATcag ACGTCCCGTCCTCCCCGAAGACATCCCCTCCGCCCGGCCAGGCCCAGAAACCCAACAGCTTTCTGTTCCGCACCTCCTCCCGCTGCAACGTCAAGACCACAg GGTCGGGCTACACTCTGGGTGAGTCCGGCAGGAGCGAGTCTCGCATGACGCTGCGTTCTCCAAAGGAAGAGAGACCAGACATTGTGCAACTACGCACG ACTCTGGAGTCTAGGCTGAAGATCACTTTACCGGAGGACCTGGGCGAGGCCTTGTCCAATGGCACCATCCTCTGCCAGCTGGCCAATCACATTCGACCGCGCTCCGTGTCAATCATCCACATTCCGTCCCCAGCAGTG CCAAAACTGAGCTCGGCAAAGTGCCGGCTCAATGTGGAAAACTTCATCGCTGCCTGTCGCAAGCTGGGAGTCCCCGAG acggaggtgtgtgtttgctctgatGTGTTTCTATGTAAGCTGCCCGCTGTGCTGCGCTGCGTGACGGCCCTGCTGGCCGCGGAGGGGGGGGAGACGGCGGAGGACCGGCCCCGCCTCTCCTCGTCTtcgtcttcatcctcctcctcctcctcgctgctgTCCACAGGCTTCCTGCTCTTCTACTGTGTAGCCATGGCCCTGCTCTACGCCCTCTACTGCCACCTCCTCACCTAG